Part of the bacterium genome, CCGGATCGGCCGGGCCCTCGCGCGGCGGTCGACGGGGTTCGGGATGCGGGTGCTCTACAGCAACCGTCATCGCGTCCCGGAGGACGAGGAGCGGGCCGTCGGCGCGCGGCACGTGGCGCTCGACGAGCTGCTGCGCGAGTCGGACTTCGTCGTCGTCTCGGCGGCGCTCAACGCGGAGACCCGCCACCTCATCGGCGAGCGGGAGCTGGGACTGATGAAGCCGACCGCCGTGCTCGTCAACATCGCGCGCGGCCCCATCGTCGACCAGCGGGCGCTGTACCGGGCGCTCGTCGACAACAAGATCTGGGCGGCCGGGCTCGACGTCTTCGAAACCGAGCCGGTGCCGATGGACGAGCCGCTGCTCAAGCTCGACAACGTCGTCATGCCGCCGCATCTCGGCAGCGCCAGCATCGCGACGCGGATCAAGATGGCGCGGACGGCCGTCGAGAACTGCCTGGCCGGCGTCCGCGGCGAGGTGCCGCCGAACGTCGTCAACCGCGAGGCGCTCGACCGGCGCTAAACCCGGGCGGGGGCGATCCCATCGTGATGGCGAACCGCATGAAGGCCGCCCTTCTGGGGGGGCGGCCGGCGATCGGGTTGTCGGTGATGATTCCGTCGCCGCAGATCGTCGAGATGGCGGGCCGGCTCGGCTTCGATTGGGTGCTGATCGATTGCGAGCACGGCACCCTCACCGCCGAAACCGTGGCCTTGATGGCCATGGCGGCGGAGGCGGCCGGGAGCACGCCGATCGCCCGGCCGGCCGCGAACACCCCCGAGGCGATTCTCGCGGTCCTCGAGGCGGGCGCGCTCGGCGTGCAGGTCCCGCATGTCGGCAGCGCCGCCGACGCGCGGCGCGCGGTGGCGGCCGTCAAGTACCATCCGCTCGGCACCCGCGGCCTCGCCGCGGGCACGCGGCCGGCCCGCTACGGCTTCGGCGGGTCGACGGCCGACTACGTGGAGGCGTCCAACCGGGAGACGCTCGTCTGCGTGCAGATCGAAGACCGCGACGGGCTCGCGGCGCTTCCCGAGATTCTCGCAGTACCGGGCGTCGACGTGTTCTTCGTGGGCCCCTCGGATCTCGCCCAGGCGATGGGCCATCCCGGGCGAACGGACGTGCCCGAGGTGCGCGCGGCGATCGACGGTACCCTCCGCGCGATCCTCGCCGCCGGGCGGACCGCGGGCTCGACCGGGCCGCCGGAGGCGATTCCCGGGCTCATCGCGCGGGGCGTTCGCTACACGTACACGC contains:
- a CDS encoding D-glycerate dehydrogenase → MATPRIYVTRPLPEPADRVLRQAPVEVRGWDRGDTPVARDVLLREVVDADGIVCLITEKVDAELIERMTRCRVIAQVAVGYDNIDVAAATGKGIFVTNTPGVLTETTADMGWAILMAAARRVVEGDKFTRSGRWKTWEIMGFTGQDVWGATLGIVGMGRIGRALARRSTGFGMRVLYSNRHRVPEDEERAVGARHVALDELLRESDFVVVSAALNAETRHLIGERELGLMKPTAVLVNIARGPIVDQRALYRALVDNKIWAAGLDVFETEPVPMDEPLLKLDNVVMPPHLGSASIATRIKMARTAVENCLAGVRGEVPPNVVNREALDRR
- a CDS encoding aldolase/citrate lyase family protein; translated protein: MKAALLGGRPAIGLSVMIPSPQIVEMAGRLGFDWVLIDCEHGTLTAETVALMAMAAEAAGSTPIARPAANTPEAILAVLEAGALGVQVPHVGSAADARRAVAAVKYHPLGTRGLAAGTRPARYGFGGSTADYVEASNRETLVCVQIEDRDGLAALPEILAVPGVDVFFVGPSDLAQAMGHPGRTDVPEVRAAIDGTLRAILAAGRTAGSTGPPEAIPGLIARGVRYTYTHLTRLLAQAGGEVLRAAREARSPEML